In Candidatus Hamiltonella defensa 5AT (Acyrthosiphon pisum), one genomic interval encodes:
- a CDS encoding relaxase/mobilization nuclease domain-containing protein — protein MALKNTRCKDPVYHFFLSWPETDSPTVEQIFESARHSLKALGMSDHQYVTAIHRDTDHLHCHVAANRIHPVTYKVADDAYDISKLHKASREMELKYGWTRTNGCHVINENNRIVRSCSKEKSMPDDAKKLEYYSDQESLYGYAVRECRPEISEILKADSIYWERIHAVLIRAGLELKKKGAGLGFIIGPIQSKPH, from the coding sequence GTGGCTTTAAAAAATACGCGTTGTAAAGATCCCGTTTATCACTTTTTTTTATCCTGGCCGGAGACGGACTCTCCGACGGTAGAGCAAATTTTTGAAAGCGCGCGGCATAGTCTTAAAGCCTTGGGGATGTCTGACCATCAATACGTGACTGCGATTCATCGAGATACAGACCATCTGCATTGTCATGTTGCCGCGAATCGGATCCATCCTGTGACTTATAAAGTTGCCGATGATGCTTATGATATTTCTAAATTACATAAAGCCAGTAGAGAAATGGAATTAAAGTATGGCTGGACGAGAACCAATGGATGCCATGTGATTAACGAAAACAATCGCATTGTTCGTTCCTGTTCTAAGGAAAAATCGATGCCTGATGATGCTAAGAAACTGGAATATTACTCCGATCAGGAAAGCCTTTATGGTTATGCGGTGCGTGAATGCCGACCAGAAATTTCAGAGATTTTGAAAGCAGATTCTATTTATTGGGAGCGGATCCATGCTGTCCTGATTAGGGCCGGACTGGAACTGAAAAAGAAAGGGGCAGGCTTGGGATTTATCATCGGGCCCATCCAGAGCAAACCCCATTAA
- the mobA gene encoding plasmid mobilization protein MobA: MSQSEKRKRTALIPSIRCFPEEKEHLKEKAQSAGLNLSTYLIRCGLNRRIKTHFDPELVMELSRLGSLQQRLFDEGKGVISEEYAQVFVAIQEAILTLGRAE, encoded by the coding sequence ATGAGCCAAAGTGAAAAACGAAAAAGAACGGCCCTTATTCCCAGTATTCGTTGCTTTCCAGAAGAAAAAGAGCATCTCAAAGAGAAAGCCCAATCGGCAGGTTTGAATTTAAGTACTTACCTCATTCGCTGTGGGTTAAATCGCAGAATAAAAACTCACTTTGATCCGGAATTAGTGATGGAATTGAGTCGATTAGGGTCTCTACAGCAACGTCTTTTTGATGAAGGGAAAGGGGTTATAAGCGAAGAATATGCACAAGTTTTCGTGGCTATCCAGGAAGCTATTTTAACCTTAGGGCGGGCAGAATAA
- a CDS encoding AAA family ATPase, producing the protein MIILIGSQKGGCGKSTICVNICSELACRKKDVVLVDSDRQGTSSNWLSDRNSISMSIPIEFWPTLPK; encoded by the coding sequence ATGATTATACTCATTGGGAGTCAAAAAGGGGGATGCGGAAAATCCACTATATGCGTAAATATTTGTTCTGAGTTAGCTTGCCGAAAAAAGGATGTGGTGCTTGTTGATTCTGACCGTCAAGGAACCTCTTCTAATTGGCTTTCAGATAGAAACTCAATCTCAATGTCAATACCGATCGAATTCTGGCCCACCCTGCCAAAGTAA
- a CDS encoding helix-turn-helix domain-containing protein, whose product MITEAIHATKELVKAVPLLGGSHSQSDYKAALELVNYLIDKDDENPLIDILSIKISEYEENSEQFYEFNKALEAMPTGVAVLRVLMDQYHLKQTDLKNEIGSKSLVSQILNGKRSLTIAHIRALSARFNVRCELFI is encoded by the coding sequence ATGATCACAGAAGCTATCCATGCAACAAAAGAACTGGTAAAAGCCGTTCCACTACTGGGTGGAAGTCATTCTCAGTCAGATTATAAAGCGGCTCTTGAGTTGGTCAATTATCTGATTGATAAAGATGATGAGAATCCTTTAATTGATATTTTGTCTATCAAAATTTCGGAATATGAAGAAAATAGCGAACAGTTTTATGAATTTAATAAAGCGCTTGAAGCTATGCCAACTGGAGTGGCTGTTCTGCGTGTATTAATGGATCAATATCATTTAAAACAAACTGATTTGAAGAATGAAATAGGTTCCAAGTCGTTAGTTAGCCAAATATTAAATGGGAAACGCTCATTAACTATTGCTCATATTAGAGCTTTATCAGCACGTTTTAACGTGCGCTGTGAATTATTTATTTAA
- a CDS encoding type II toxin-antitoxin system HigB family toxin, with product MHVISKEPFEVAYRKYGRDSYAIVSTYRSLKENNFKNPDELKNLFPSLDKFKYREKWWVIDIGGNNLRLIVYINFINKRIYVKHIVTHSEYDKLNKYYRGNKE from the coding sequence ATGCACGTAATATCAAAAGAACCTTTTGAGGTAGCCTATAGAAAGTATGGGAGAGACTCTTATGCAATAGTCTCAACGTATCGATCTCTGAAAGAAAATAATTTTAAAAATCCGGATGAGCTAAAAAATCTTTTTCCCAGTTTAGATAAATTTAAGTATAGAGAAAAATGGTGGGTCATTGATATTGGTGGAAATAATTTAAGGCTTATTGTTTATATTAATTTTATAAATAAACGAATTTACGTCAAACATATCGTGACACATTCGGAGTACGATAAATTAAACAAATATTATAGGGGGAATAAAGAATGA
- a CDS encoding AAA family ATPase, with translation MIILIGSQKGGCGKSTICVNICSELACRKKDVVLVDSDRQGTASNWLSDRNSISKLPTVHSLQKFDNIRDTLIDLKKRYEYVVVDTAGRDSRELRTGMTSSDIMIVPFRPSQPDLDTLPRLTEIMTEAKDLNPKLRAVAILTLAPTNPVINETNEAKEYLKDFPELELMKTIIRDRKVYRDAMSEGKGVVEMDNLKAKKEIQSLVKELLLW, from the coding sequence ATGATTATACTCATTGGGAGTCAAAAAGGGGGATGCGGAAAATCCACTATATGCGTAAATATTTGTTCTGAGTTAGCTTGCCGAAAAAAGGATGTGGTGCTTGTTGATTCTGACCGTCAAGGAACCGCTTCTAATTGGCTTTCAGATAGAAACTCAATCTCAAAACTTCCTACAGTCCATAGCCTCCAAAAATTCGATAACATTCGTGACACTCTGATAGACCTGAAAAAAAGATATGAATATGTGGTAGTCGATACCGCAGGCAGGGACAGTCGTGAATTACGGACAGGCATGACCTCTTCAGATATCATGATAGTCCCATTTCGTCCTTCACAACCCGACTTGGACACACTACCTCGGTTAACCGAAATCATGACTGAGGCAAAAGATTTAAATCCTAAACTAAGAGCCGTTGCCATACTGACGCTTGCCCCTACTAATCCAGTTATTAATGAAACAAATGAAGCCAAAGAATATTTAAAGGATTTTCCTGAATTAGAACTAATGAAAACTATTATAAGAGACAGAAAGGTTTATAGGGATGCGATGTCGGAAGGAAAGGGAGTGGTAGAAATGGATAATTTGAAAGCAAAAAAAGAAATTCAGTCTCTGGTAAAGGAGTTGTTGTTATGGTGA
- a CDS encoding helix-turn-helix transcriptional regulator, producing the protein MFLSPLEYVEGKSPHKMTLRQTDKRFNQRECEIIFFTLQRLSKKEVARKLNLSYRTIENKLQSIYEKAGVQNGQQFTDYFCTSGMNQYLPPELLPSGRHVISV; encoded by the coding sequence TTGTTTTTATCCCCCCTGGAATATGTTGAAGGTAAATCACCTCATAAAATGACGCTCCGACAGACAGATAAGAGGTTTAACCAACGAGAATGTGAGATTATCTTTTTTACTCTTCAACGGTTAAGCAAAAAGGAAGTGGCCAGGAAACTCAATCTTTCATATCGGACGATAGAAAATAAATTGCAGTCTATTTACGAAAAAGCGGGTGTCCAGAATGGGCAGCAATTTACAGACTATTTCTGCACGAGTGGTATGAATCAATACCTTCCTCCTGAATTACTGCCTTCTGGTCGTCACGTCATTAGCGTTTAA
- a CDS encoding helix-turn-helix domain-containing protein: MKMTNAQRKINIIKNVAYLMRSRGETKASFSERSGITRTTIYKILEGKVNKVQETTLHKIASFFGFLVMKWSAMIWNKSKDRVKHSLLTGIKILPPSPLSLKKISSKI, translated from the coding sequence ATGAAAATGACAAACGCACAAAGAAAAATCAATATCATTAAAAATGTGGCTTATCTCATGCGCTCTAGAGGAGAAACAAAAGCCTCATTTTCTGAACGAAGTGGGATTACAAGAACAACGATTTATAAAATCCTGGAAGGAAAAGTCAACAAGGTTCAAGAGACAACGCTTCACAAAATCGCCAGTTTTTTTGGTTTCCTTGTGATGAAATGGAGTGCTATGATTTGGAACAAATCCAAAGACAGAGTGAAACACTCTCTATTGACGGGAATAAAAATCCTTCCGCCGTCCCCATTATCCCTGAAAAAGATTTCATCAAAAATCTGA
- a CDS encoding queuosine precursor transporter yields MSFNNKFKLLGFTRSPDLAAKIMVLSTGKTITMGVNQLANSEIADDLNKNEIRALCRKIYGEKNVKTAYEIGDRNERSWNAYMFISMMLTIVFIYSNVTGIKPVKLDVFNLIVPAAIFIYPVTFILVDILNEFYGLRMARKSIFMAFFVNVVFVFFLWTTTKMPTLPMWALSDSYNSMMTGILSVLFASSLSYLISENINSYLLWKIKILTHSRFLFIRVITSTIFAALIDSILFITVAFYGLLDLNTIKIMIISQFCIKLIYAVLGTFPIYGARWLFNNYIHKKEIRT; encoded by the coding sequence ATGAGTTTTAACAATAAATTTAAATTACTTGGGTTTACCCGAAGCCCTGATTTGGCTGCAAAAATCATGGTGTTGTCAACAGGAAAAACCATCACAATGGGCGTGAACCAGTTAGCAAACAGTGAAATCGCCGATGATTTAAATAAAAATGAAATCAGGGCACTCTGCAGAAAAATCTATGGTGAAAAAAATGTCAAAACCGCCTATGAAATAGGCGACAGAAATGAAAGATCATGGAATGCTTATATGTTTATTTCCATGATGCTGACGATTGTTTTTATTTATTCCAATGTGACAGGAATCAAACCCGTAAAATTAGATGTTTTTAATCTTATTGTTCCCGCGGCCATTTTTATTTACCCTGTGACGTTCATTTTAGTCGATATACTCAATGAATTTTATGGATTAAGAATGGCGAGAAAGTCGATATTCATGGCTTTTTTCGTTAACGTTGTTTTCGTCTTTTTTTTATGGACAACCACCAAAATGCCGACTTTACCTATGTGGGCTCTCAGTGATTCATATAATTCTATGATGACGGGGATATTGTCTGTCTTGTTCGCCTCTTCTCTTTCCTATCTTATTTCTGAAAATATCAACTCCTACTTATTATGGAAAATAAAAATTTTAACCCATTCAAGATTTTTATTTATCAGGGTCATCACCAGTACGATTTTTGCTGCTTTAATTGATAGTATTTTGTTCATCACCGTTGCATTTTATGGGTTGTTAGATCTGAATACCATCAAGATCATGATCATTTCTCAATTTTGTATTAAATTAATTTATGCTGTGTTGGGGACTTTCCCTATTTATGGTGCTCGCTGGCTTTTCAATAATTACATTCACAAAAAAGAAATCAGGACATAA
- the queF gene encoding NADPH-dependent 7-cyano-7-deazaguanine reductase QueF (Catalyzes the NADPH-dependent reduction of 7-cyano-7-deazaguanine (preQ0) to 7-aminomethyl-7-deazaguanine (preQ1) in queuosine biosynthesis): MQDNDGIYAKHLGEKSDYIETYTPSLLEPVPRAFGREKIGLIDDTLPFDGFDLWTAFELSWLNQKGKPMVGMAEFKVPAQSKNLIESKSLKLYLNSLNQSHFDSSEALQSVLSKDLSNAAMGAVSVTVFEGMKNDDLHIHHPEGVNIDDIDIQVDDYRFNEGYLKDATQETAPFVSETLMSHLLKSNCLVTHQPDWGSVFIKYEGNKIDREKLLRYIISFRQHHEFHEQCVERIFLDIKKYCRPEKLTVFARYTRRGGLDINPFRSNYESIPNIKRLIRQ; encoded by the coding sequence ATGCAGGATAATGACGGTATTTATGCAAAACATCTGGGTGAAAAATCAGATTATATAGAAACCTATACGCCTTCTTTATTAGAGCCTGTCCCCAGAGCGTTTGGCAGAGAAAAAATAGGGCTTATCGACGACACGCTTCCTTTTGATGGATTTGACTTATGGACTGCCTTTGAGCTGTCCTGGTTAAATCAAAAAGGAAAACCGATGGTTGGCATGGCTGAATTTAAGGTACCGGCCCAATCAAAAAATTTAATTGAATCAAAATCATTAAAACTGTATCTCAATAGTTTAAACCAATCCCATTTTGATTCTTCAGAAGCACTTCAATCTGTTTTATCAAAAGACCTCTCTAACGCCGCTATGGGAGCAGTTTCAGTAACTGTCTTTGAAGGAATGAAAAATGATGATTTACACATTCATCACCCTGAGGGAGTGAATATCGATGACATAGACATACAGGTCGATGATTACCGTTTTAATGAGGGGTATTTAAAGGACGCAACCCAGGAAACGGCCCCTTTTGTCAGTGAAACTTTGATGTCACATCTTTTAAAATCCAATTGCCTGGTCACCCATCAACCCGATTGGGGCAGTGTTTTTATCAAATATGAAGGAAATAAAATAGACAGAGAAAAGTTACTCAGATATATCATCTCATTTCGACAGCATCATGAATTCCATGAACAGTGCGTAGAAAGAATATTCCTGGATATCAAAAAATATTGTCGTCCTGAAAAATTAACCGTTTTTGCGAGATATACCCGTAGAGGGGGATTAGATATTAATCCTTTTAGAAGTAATTACGAATCTATCCCCAATATAAAAAGATTAATCAGACAATAA
- a CDS encoding recombinase family protein, whose product MLIGYARVSTQDQNLALQIEALTKAGCKKIFEDKSSVSRAQRPGLVKVLEILREGDTLVVWKLDRLGRSVKNLVDLVGELHKQNIQFKSLTDAIDTGTASGRFFFHVMASLAEMERELTVERTRAGLEVARQLGRKGGRKRKMTDSKIESAKKLLANGIPPRDVAKNLGVSVPTLYRWIPASTYL is encoded by the coding sequence ATGTTAATTGGCTACGCTCGCGTATCTACCCAAGATCAAAATCTTGCTCTTCAGATTGAAGCGTTAACCAAAGCAGGTTGCAAAAAAATCTTCGAAGATAAGAGTAGTGTTAGCCGAGCTCAGAGACCTGGTCTTGTCAAAGTACTAGAAATACTACGTGAAGGTGACACGCTCGTTGTATGGAAACTGGACAGGCTGGGTCGTAGTGTTAAAAATCTGGTTGATTTAGTCGGTGAATTGCACAAACAAAACATCCAGTTTAAAAGCCTTACTGATGCCATCGACACAGGAACCGCTTCTGGTCGGTTCTTCTTTCACGTTATGGCCAGTTTAGCAGAGATGGAGCGAGAGCTGACCGTTGAGCGAACTCGCGCAGGACTGGAAGTCGCCAGGCAGTTAGGACGCAAAGGGGGGAGAAAGCGCAAGATGACTGATAGCAAAATCGAATCTGCAAAAAAATTACTGGCTAATGGCATACCCCCTCGTGACGTGGCTAAGAATCTTGGCGTGTCGGTTCCCACGCTTTATCGCTGGATCCCTGCATCAACTTACCTTTAA
- a CDS encoding DUF5615 family PIN-like protein: MNLSPRWSNVLATAGIDAVHWSTLGANNAPDSEIMAYARTNDYIVLTDDLDFSAILAVTHGEKPSVIQVRTNDVSPDVICKQIVAALNQMASELEAGALLTVDTNRTRLRVLPLQQKH; the protein is encoded by the coding sequence ATGAACTTATCTCCACGCTGGAGCAACGTGTTGGCCACTGCAGGTATTGACGCTGTTCACTGGTCAACGCTAGGGGCGAATAATGCACCGGATTCAGAAATCATGGCCTACGCCAGAACGAATGATTACATAGTACTCACCGACGATCTGGATTTTAGTGCCATCCTTGCAGTGACCCACGGTGAAAAACCTAGCGTTATCCAAGTCCGTACCAACGATGTCAGCCCTGATGTCATTTGTAAGCAGATTGTCGCTGCTCTAAATCAGATGGCCTCAGAACTAGAAGCAGGAGCCTTGCTCACTGTAGACACAAACCGGACACGCTTGCGTGTACTGCCATTGCAACAAAAACACTAA
- a CDS encoding DUF433 domain-containing protein — protein MEQLNRITQEPNVMGGKACIRGMRVTVGMVVGQIGAGHNIDEILADYPYLEREDIMQALRYAAWLSEEREVMLANA, from the coding sequence GTGGAACAACTCAATCGCATTACCCAAGAGCCTAATGTCATGGGCGGCAAAGCCTGTATTCGTGGCATGCGTGTGACGGTAGGTATGGTCGTGGGACAAATTGGCGCTGGACATAATATTGATGAAATTCTCGCCGATTACCCTTATCTCGAACGTGAAGATATTATGCAGGCGCTTCGCTATGCAGCATGGTTGTCTGAAGAACGTGAAGTAATGTTAGCAAACGCATGA
- a CDS encoding replication initiation protein: MSELVVFKANELAVSRYDLTEHETKLILFCVAKLNPTIEHPTRDELTVKFSCSEYARTMGLSYENAWGRLNSATSDLFRRSVELIYPTGAVSKRIFNWTEYAEFNREEQTVTLVFSSYIQPLLFHLKKFIKYNLEHVKSFENKYSMRIYEWLLKELSQRKTHRGNIEISIKEFKFMLEKNYPLYAELNRWILKPVTNDLNTYSNMKLSIEKRGRPADTLIFQVELDKQMDLVTELAKSPAMQSIDKTPSSIAPETHLNGGLRKTLHDDIQGKSPKTLGSFDEREIKVL; the protein is encoded by the coding sequence ATGTCAGAGTTGGTCGTATTTAAAGCGAATGAGTTGGCAGTAAGCCGTTATGATCTAACAGAGCATGAGACTAAGCTAATTTTGTTTTGCGTTGCTAAATTGAACCCTACGATTGAACATCCTACACGGGATGAATTAACAGTTAAGTTCTCATGCTCTGAATATGCTCGCACTATGGGCTTAAGTTATGAAAATGCTTGGGGAAGATTGAACAGTGCAACTAGTGACCTATTTAGACGCTCTGTTGAATTAATTTATCCTACAGGAGCTGTGTCTAAACGAATTTTCAATTGGACTGAATACGCTGAGTTCAATAGAGAGGAACAGACTGTAACGTTAGTTTTTAGCTCATATATTCAACCGCTTTTATTTCATTTGAAGAAATTCATTAAATACAATCTCGAACATGTCAAATCATTTGAAAATAAATACTCAATGCGAATATATGAATGGCTACTAAAGGAGCTTTCGCAAAGAAAAACGCATAGGGGCAATATTGAAATAAGCATCAAGGAATTTAAGTTTATGCTTGAAAAAAACTACCCTCTATATGCAGAGTTGAATCGCTGGATCCTAAAGCCAGTTACAAACGATTTAAACACCTATAGCAATATGAAGTTATCTATTGAAAAACGAGGTCGCCCTGCCGATACACTGATATTTCAGGTTGAGTTAGACAAACAAATGGATCTTGTCACTGAACTAGCTAAATCGCCAGCCATGCAATCTATCGATAAAACACCGTCCAGTATCGCGCCAGAAACCCATCTAAACGGCGGACTAAGAAAAACACTACACGATGATATCCAGGGTAAATCACCCAAAACATTGGGGTCGTTTGACGAAAGGGAAATTAAAGTACTATAA
- a CDS encoding plasmid mobilization protein yields MEKKNNMLRFRFSDTEWERLQQLSKSTEMSMSELVRNHLNKVRVRNRTDEKKRVAMLNRINANLNMIARWVNTHKEAASAIEVVSHLIAIEQEIREISE; encoded by the coding sequence ATGGAAAAGAAAAATAACATGTTACGTTTCAGGTTTTCTGATACGGAGTGGGAGCGGCTTCAGCAACTTTCAAAATCGACAGAAATGTCGATGTCTGAACTTGTTCGCAATCATTTAAATAAAGTCAGAGTGAGGAATCGAACTGATGAGAAAAAGCGAGTAGCTATGCTTAATCGAATCAATGCCAACTTAAACATGATTGCGCGTTGGGTAAATACACACAAAGAGGCAGCATCAGCGATTGAAGTAGTATCCCACCTAATCGCCATCGAACAAGAAATAAGGGAAATAAGTGAATGA